In one window of Desulforhabdus amnigena DNA:
- a CDS encoding PAS domain-containing protein — protein MLDPGMVLIICCLYMGFLFLIALWTEWKSATGKNPANHPVVYSLSLAVYLSSWTYYGSVGMAARSGMLFATFYLGSTIVVFLWWTLLRKMVHLKTMHHITSIADFISARYSKSRSLAALATLIALVGTAPYIALQLKAIISTFRIITHSPAAGRATGILTTSWITDHVGLTVVGLMTLFTIIFGARRLDPTERHEGMVMALSVECIVKWVAFIAVGIFVTYFLYTGFGDIFQRLRESPSWNQDLHNTNLMSFGQEDTPFYSTWMSYFILSMSAVLFLPRQFHVAVVENFDEKHILTAMWLFPLYMILINIFVVPIAIAGLLKGYPVSLADAFVLILPLNHGEPWMALLAFIGGFSAAAGMIMISAMTMSTMIANHLLLPLLGWLRPLSFLKRHLLRCRWVAVTAFLLMGYWFEERIGESYVLINMGLIAFAAVLQFAPAMLGGLFWRRGNKAGAMLGLSAGFLTWAYTLLIPSFAKSGWISQGLLQNGPWGIELLKPEHLFGLTGLDPVSHTVFWTLLFNIGFYVLGSLCTEQSEEDRGVAEEFVGVLTLSQAPSPMAAREAYIDMGLKRNEVEALLSQYFNGSEVSAITEKCLCAAGIAGKDQISITELLEFHNEVEKSLAGSIGSAEAHKAVSKGTIFTPRETRELSEVYEEFLSNLKITSPDLKRKIEYYQERIRLAEERYLHLVRHSPSLIYMLRRDFNLDFINQACSMMLGYTPEEAMSTPHWFLERIHPDDQLRIKDLFMAAFKTCELSFSAECRLIHKNGHSIHAIIKSIPFCGWEKGHEVERLEGIIVDITDRVFLEKALVQKETLNALGAISLEVAHEIRNPLMSIGGFARRLQKKMPELPEPHIILREAERLEKLLGRIRDYLRPIEIRAEEASINDTISQCLELLAPEMNEKGVTSEIHLDSRLPHIYTDPEILIQIFTVLIRSALQAMTKGGIFYIKTFESDQNIHIEFRHEVGKARFKEPDLLFLPFDEGAQNIGLPLCYRLLKYLDGLLSFTTEQNHVVFTVSLPKRAQ, from the coding sequence ATGCTTGATCCTGGTATGGTGCTTATAATTTGCTGTCTTTACATGGGTTTCCTCTTTTTGATAGCCCTCTGGACAGAGTGGAAATCCGCCACGGGCAAAAACCCGGCCAACCATCCGGTGGTTTATTCTCTCTCCCTGGCAGTTTATCTGAGCTCATGGACCTATTACGGCAGCGTGGGCATGGCTGCACGCTCCGGAATGCTTTTCGCCACTTTTTACCTGGGCTCCACCATCGTGGTTTTCCTCTGGTGGACCCTCCTGCGTAAAATGGTCCATCTCAAAACCATGCACCACATCACCAGCATCGCAGACTTCATTTCAGCCCGTTACAGCAAATCCCGGTCCCTGGCGGCCCTGGCAACCCTCATCGCCCTGGTGGGAACCGCTCCTTATATCGCTCTCCAGCTCAAGGCGATCATCTCCACTTTCCGTATCATCACTCATTCGCCCGCGGCCGGTAGAGCCACCGGGATCCTCACGACTTCGTGGATCACCGATCATGTCGGGCTGACTGTAGTCGGGCTCATGACCCTCTTCACCATCATTTTCGGCGCCAGGCGGCTGGATCCCACGGAACGCCACGAGGGGATGGTCATGGCCCTGTCAGTCGAATGCATAGTCAAATGGGTGGCCTTCATCGCAGTGGGCATCTTTGTAACCTATTTCCTTTACACGGGATTTGGCGACATATTTCAACGCCTCCGTGAAAGCCCGTCATGGAATCAGGACCTGCACAACACGAACCTCATGAGCTTCGGGCAAGAGGACACTCCCTTCTACTCGACATGGATGAGTTACTTCATCCTCTCCATGTCCGCCGTTTTGTTTCTGCCGAGGCAGTTTCACGTGGCCGTCGTGGAAAACTTCGACGAGAAGCACATCCTCACAGCCATGTGGCTCTTTCCCCTTTACATGATTCTGATCAACATCTTCGTCGTTCCCATTGCCATCGCCGGCCTGTTGAAAGGTTACCCGGTTTCCCTGGCCGATGCGTTTGTCCTCATATTGCCCCTGAACCACGGTGAGCCCTGGATGGCGCTCCTGGCGTTCATTGGAGGATTTTCAGCCGCTGCGGGTATGATCATGATCAGCGCCATGACCATGTCCACCATGATTGCCAACCACCTGCTGCTCCCCCTCCTGGGCTGGCTTCGCCCTCTCTCTTTCCTGAAACGCCACCTGCTCAGATGCCGCTGGGTTGCCGTGACCGCTTTTCTCCTCATGGGCTACTGGTTTGAAGAACGGATCGGGGAATCCTACGTCCTCATCAATATGGGATTGATCGCCTTCGCCGCCGTGCTCCAATTCGCCCCGGCCATGCTGGGGGGACTCTTCTGGCGGAGAGGAAACAAGGCGGGCGCCATGCTCGGTTTGAGCGCAGGGTTTTTGACCTGGGCCTATACACTCCTGATCCCTTCATTCGCCAAAAGCGGGTGGATCTCTCAAGGCCTGCTCCAAAACGGCCCCTGGGGCATTGAACTCCTCAAACCCGAACATCTTTTCGGTCTCACGGGACTCGATCCCGTCAGCCACACGGTTTTCTGGACCCTCCTCTTCAACATCGGGTTCTATGTGCTGGGTTCCCTGTGTACCGAACAAAGCGAAGAGGACCGAGGGGTGGCCGAAGAATTTGTGGGGGTCCTCACACTCTCCCAAGCTCCAAGCCCCATGGCGGCAAGAGAAGCCTATATCGACATGGGACTGAAAAGAAACGAGGTGGAGGCTCTCCTGAGCCAATACTTCAACGGTTCAGAAGTAAGCGCCATCACTGAAAAATGCCTTTGCGCCGCGGGGATTGCCGGGAAAGACCAGATTTCCATCACTGAATTGCTCGAATTTCATAACGAGGTGGAAAAGTCTTTGGCCGGTTCCATCGGATCGGCGGAAGCCCATAAGGCCGTGAGCAAGGGAACCATTTTCACTCCCCGGGAAACACGGGAACTTTCAGAAGTCTACGAAGAATTTCTGAGCAACCTGAAAATCACCTCGCCGGATTTGAAAAGAAAGATCGAATACTACCAGGAAAGGATCCGGCTGGCCGAAGAACGCTACCTGCACCTCGTGCGCCACAGCCCTTCCCTCATCTATATGCTGCGCAGGGATTTCAACCTGGATTTCATCAATCAGGCCTGTTCCATGATGCTCGGCTATACCCCGGAAGAAGCCATGAGCACCCCTCACTGGTTTCTGGAACGCATCCATCCGGACGACCAGTTGCGTATAAAAGATTTGTTCATGGCCGCCTTCAAGACCTGCGAACTCTCTTTTTCCGCAGAATGCCGCCTCATACACAAGAATGGGCATTCCATTCACGCCATCATCAAGTCCATCCCTTTTTGTGGTTGGGAAAAAGGCCATGAAGTAGAGCGCCTGGAAGGAATCATCGTGGATATCACCGACCGTGTTTTTCTGGAAAAGGCCCTGGTGCAAAAGGAGACGCTCAACGCTCTAGGCGCCATTTCACTGGAGGTCGCTCATGAGATTCGCAATCCCCTCATGTCCATAGGAGGCTTCGCCCGCAGGCTTCAGAAAAAAATGCCCGAACTGCCCGAACCCCACATCATATTGCGGGAAGCGGAGCGGCTGGAAAAACTGCTGGGCAGAATCAGGGATTATTTGAGGCCCATAGAGATCCGCGCTGAAGAAGCCTCCATCAATGATACCATTTCCCAATGCCTGGAACTGCTGGCTCCGGAGATGAACGAAAAGGGCGTAACATCCGAGATCCATCTCGATTCAAGACTCCCGCACATTTACACCGATCCGGAAATACTGATCCAGATCTTCACCGTTCTTATCCGCAGTGCCCTGCAGGCCATGACAAAGGGCGGGATATTTTACATCAAAACATTTGAAAGCGATCAGAACATCCATATAGAGTTCAGACACGAGGTTGGTAAAGCCAGGTTCAAGGAACCCGACCTCCTCTTTCTTCCCTTTGATGAAGGGGCTCAGAATATCGGTCTGCCTCTATGCTACCGGTTGCTCAAGTACCTGGACGGTCTTCTTTCCTTTACAACGGAACAAAACCATGTGGTATTCACCGTTTCTTTGCCCAAAAGAGCACAGTAG
- a CDS encoding alpha/beta hydrolase — MSDIQILHDFYSHPEGANRTLRICIPDAYYSQPATYFPVLYMLDGQNVFSHPESAVFHTWCANTTMDRLIAEGRIRPWIIVAIDHLPDRFSEYSPWNEPAVGAEGRGWLFIDFLVNYLKPFMDQNYRTLGEPHWTGILGASLGGLMSLAAGKVHPDVFGRIGAVSPSVMWANGEIFRLWDHPTGHWCKIYMDTGSLERYWYYNIYLDYVESTKNFYEHLKSLGLKDHELRYVVAQDHFHNEEAWQARLPDIFTWLLEDAKGV; from the coding sequence ATGAGCGACATTCAGATTCTGCATGATTTTTATTCCCATCCGGAAGGAGCTAACAGGACCCTCCGCATTTGCATCCCGGACGCTTATTATTCACAGCCCGCAACATATTTTCCGGTGCTTTACATGCTGGACGGTCAGAACGTTTTCAGTCACCCGGAGTCCGCTGTCTTCCATACCTGGTGCGCCAACACGACCATGGACCGGCTCATCGCCGAAGGCCGCATCCGCCCCTGGATCATCGTGGCGATCGATCATCTGCCCGACCGTTTTTCTGAATATTCCCCATGGAATGAGCCCGCGGTAGGGGCTGAGGGGCGCGGCTGGCTGTTCATCGATTTTCTCGTGAATTATCTCAAACCCTTCATGGATCAGAACTACCGAACGCTTGGGGAACCGCACTGGACAGGGATACTGGGGGCCAGCCTGGGAGGATTGATGAGCCTTGCGGCCGGGAAGGTTCACCCCGATGTCTTTGGTCGGATCGGCGCCGTTTCTCCATCGGTCATGTGGGCAAACGGGGAAATTTTCCGCCTCTGGGATCATCCCACCGGTCACTGGTGCAAAATCTATATGGATACGGGCTCCCTGGAACGCTATTGGTATTACAACATTTACCTGGACTATGTCGAATCCACGAAGAACTTCTACGAGCACCTGAAAAGCCTCGGCCTGAAGGACCACGAACTGCGCTATGTCGTGGCCCAAGATCATTTCCACAACGAAGAAGCCTGGCAGGCGCGTCTTCCCGATATATTTACCTGGCTGCTCGAGGATGCCAAAGGGGTTTAG